The window GTAAGATTGGGATGAGCTGTATCAGGGTCCAGAGTTACATCCACTGACCACTGCTGAATAACCTTGAGCTCAGCCTCACACAACCTCTTCAATTCACTCTTCAGTGCGTCTTCAAACTGAGAGCCAGCTCTCTTCACAGCTTTCCTCACCATGCCGACATTCTCAATACTCTGAACCCTGATCTCAGACCAGTCCTTGGTGGGTGGAGAGGTGCACAGGGATGATGAGCTCTGGAGGAGTTTTAGGTCAGTGATTTCCTGCTCCAGCTCTTTAATGAGCCCTTCAGCCAGGCTTTTAGTTTCCTTTTGCTTTTCTGAAATCACCTCAATGAGTTCAGCCTGGCTTCTTTCAATGGAACGCATTAAAGCTCTAAAGATCTGACAACTGTTCTCTATCTCTTGCTCTGCATTTATTCCGCTAGATTGTAGACTATTTCTGATCTCAATAACCTTCTGCTGTCTGCCCTGAATCATCTGCAGCACTTCAGCCTTTCCTAACTGTACATTATTCTTTCTGGTTTCCACTTTAAGAGGGAGAGTGTTGTGGGTATTGTAGTCGGTCTTGAACTCCAGACATCTCCCATGCCTCTCACACATATGTTCTTCAGGATTCTCTGCATGCTGTTGTCTCCTCAAGGTTGTGACTCTCTGATTGGGCTCCAGGGGAGTCTCACAGTAAGAGGCCTCAAAAGAAGAATTCACAGCCTTGACCTCCCTCCCAACACAGATATCATGGGACACCTCTCTAGGATGGTCCAGGCATTGGTCCTGGGGGCTTGTTTTATTTACCACAAATGGATTCCAGAACTCATCAACCATTTTAGATAATTGAGTATTGACTTGTAGCTCAGATATGTTAGGGAATTTCTCCTTGCACTGTGGACACTGGCACAGGACATTGTTTTTCAAGTATACTCTGATACAATCCATGCAGAAGTTGTGCCCACATGGGGTTGTGACTGGTTTCTTGAGCACCTCCTCACAGATACTGCATATTAACTGTATTTCAGACTGTGGATTGTTAGCTGAAGCCATGCCTGGGAACAAACAGAAAGTGAAATCAACTTTCCTGAATGAATCAACAATCTGTGTTATCTTGGCATTCACACCAGAATTATGCTTATGTATTTATTATGCTTATGTCTGCTTATGTATTTTCAATTCTTTTCAATTCTTGAATGCTATCGTTTCTGAACatactctttaaaaaaaataaacgtcaAACACACTACATAGAAGAGAAGCtacaataaaatacaaaaattctAAGATTTTCTCTATCTCTGCTTACCTGAGATGATGTTTGTTGTTGAATTATCTTTTTT of the Oncorhynchus masou masou isolate Uvic2021 chromosome 10, UVic_Omas_1.1, whole genome shotgun sequence genome contains:
- the LOC135547421 gene encoding E3 ubiquitin-protein ligase TRIM39-like; this translates as MASANNPQSEIQLICSICEEVLKKPVTTPCGHNFCMDCIRVYLKNNVLCQCPQCKEKFPNISELQVNTQLSKMVDEFWNPFVVNKTSPQDQCLDHPREVSHDICVGREVKAVNSSFEASYCETPLEPNQRVTTLRRQQHAENPEEHMCERHGRCLEFKTDYNTHNTLPLKVETRKNNVQLGKAEVLQMIQGRQQKVIEIRNSLQSSGINAEQEIENSCQIFRALMRSIERSQAELIEVISEKQKETKSLAEGLIKELEQEITDLKLLQSSSSLCTSPPTKDWSEIRVQSIENVGMVRKAVKRAGSQFEDALKSELKRLCEAELKVIQQWSVDVTLDPDTAHPNLTLSEDVKQLRHSGRRQNYPGNPERFFYIASILGKEGYSSGRIYYEVQLKGNTLWSVGVARESIKRTIYAAKPENGLWTIQQGKGNVYRACTTDPTTLSLSEKPQKVGVYVDYENGEVSFYNAQARSHIYSFTDCSFTEKLYPYFNLGVCGIDKMSAPLIISHVSQSD